In Geobacillus kaustophilus, a genomic segment contains:
- a CDS encoding alpha/beta fold hydrolase gives MPYVSINRRVRLYYEEKGEGTPILFIHPPGMGHAVFCRQKPLARDFRLILYDMRGNGRSSSSDAPITVPLLADDISVLLRALGVRRAIICGYSNGGSIALDFALRYPEHVEQLVLIGGFPEVCTPLLFSEFLLGISAAKLGAIPLLASALAWGHKTNWREWQLLRRYARLTNKRDLSAMYQAGLVYGCTKQLSFLRLPVLLIYGARDRYIHPYIAMFQHYVPHADIVFIDQARHQIPTKHSSELNSILRAYGKRSETGRKEGIACRTKEDKTK, from the coding sequence ATGCCATACGTATCGATCAACCGACGAGTCCGCCTTTACTACGAGGAAAAAGGAGAAGGAACACCGATTTTGTTCATCCATCCCCCTGGGATGGGGCATGCCGTTTTTTGCCGCCAAAAGCCGCTCGCCCGCGATTTTCGCCTTATTTTGTATGATATGCGTGGAAACGGGCGAAGCAGTTCGTCAGATGCACCGATCACCGTACCGCTGCTTGCCGACGACATTTCCGTATTGCTCCGCGCCCTCGGCGTTCGGCGCGCCATCATTTGCGGCTACTCAAACGGCGGATCGATTGCGCTCGATTTCGCGCTCCGCTATCCTGAGCATGTCGAACAGCTCGTTTTGATCGGCGGGTTTCCGGAAGTGTGCACCCCGCTTTTGTTCAGCGAGTTTTTGCTCGGCATCTCCGCCGCAAAACTTGGGGCCATCCCGCTGCTTGCGTCGGCTCTTGCTTGGGGGCACAAAACGAACTGGCGCGAATGGCAACTGTTGCGGCGGTACGCCCGGCTGACCAATAAACGGGATTTAAGCGCCATGTACCAGGCTGGGCTTGTTTATGGATGCACAAAACAACTGTCTTTCCTCCGCTTGCCCGTGCTCCTTATTTATGGAGCACGCGATCGTTACATCCATCCGTATATCGCTATGTTCCAACATTATGTGCCGCATGCAGATATTGTGTTTATTGACCAGGCCCGCCATCAAATTCCGACCAAACATAGTAGCGAACTAAACAGCATTTTGCGGGCATACGGCAAGCGGAGCGAAACGGGCCGAAAGGAGGGGATCGCATGTCGAACAAAGGAAGACAAAACAAAGTGA
- a CDS encoding cation:proton antiporter has protein sequence MFIAQLAVILFAAKLAGDAAVRLGQPAVLGKLLIGIVLGPSMLGVIEDTDLLQELSQIGVILLMFIAGLETDMDQFRRTGKAAVAVGVLGILVPLLAGYAAGAAFGMETGTALFLGLLLSATSVSISVQALKEMGRLQSKEGSAILGAAVIDDVLVVIALAFLLSLTGGDVDLGAVVLKKVVFFAVAILLAWKAIPLVLKWFAPLRVTETVVSAGLIICFAFAYFAEATGVAAIIGAYMAGLGASFTDYREEVFEKVETIAYSLFVPVFFTSIGVAADFSGIVKHWPLIVGWSVLAILTKLVGAALGAKWAGFSWGSSLAVGAGMVSRGEVALIIAGIGLEAGLLDGGMFAVMIIVVLVTTIVTPPLLKMIFSCLHPVRRTG, from the coding sequence ATGTTCATTGCTCAGTTGGCTGTCATTTTATTCGCCGCCAAACTTGCCGGCGATGCGGCCGTGCGCCTTGGCCAGCCCGCCGTGCTCGGCAAGCTGCTCATCGGCATTGTGCTTGGACCGAGCATGCTTGGTGTGATTGAGGATACCGATCTTTTGCAGGAGTTAAGTCAAATCGGCGTCATTTTGCTTATGTTTATCGCCGGCCTTGAGACGGATATGGATCAGTTTCGGCGCACTGGAAAAGCTGCTGTGGCGGTCGGAGTGCTCGGCATTCTCGTTCCGTTGCTCGCCGGGTATGCGGCCGGCGCAGCGTTCGGCATGGAAACCGGAACGGCTCTTTTCCTCGGCCTTTTGCTGTCCGCAACGAGCGTCAGCATTTCCGTGCAGGCGCTCAAGGAGATGGGGCGCCTGCAGTCGAAGGAAGGGTCGGCCATTCTTGGCGCGGCGGTCATCGACGATGTATTGGTTGTCATCGCGTTGGCGTTTTTATTGAGCCTGACGGGCGGTGATGTTGATCTCGGAGCGGTTGTGCTGAAAAAAGTCGTCTTTTTTGCCGTTGCCATTTTGCTTGCCTGGAAAGCCATCCCGCTCGTATTAAAGTGGTTTGCCCCGCTTCGTGTGACGGAAACGGTTGTGTCGGCCGGCTTGATCATTTGCTTTGCGTTTGCCTACTTCGCTGAAGCGACGGGAGTGGCGGCGATTATCGGCGCCTATATGGCCGGGCTTGGCGCGAGTTTTACGGACTATCGGGAAGAAGTATTTGAGAAAGTGGAAACGATCGCCTATTCTTTGTTTGTCCCTGTCTTTTTTACCTCCATCGGGGTTGCGGCCGATTTTTCCGGTATCGTCAAGCATTGGCCGCTCATTGTCGGCTGGAGTGTGCTCGCGATTTTGACGAAGCTCGTCGGCGCGGCGCTGGGGGCAAAATGGGCCGGATTTTCGTGGGGAAGCTCGCTGGCGGTCGGGGCTGGCATGGTGTCGCGCGGCGAGGTGGCGCTCATCATCGCCGGCATCGGCTTGGAAGCCGGCCTGCTTGATGGGGGGATGTTTGCTGTCATGATCATCGTCGTATTAGTGACGACCATCGTGACTCCTCCGCTGCTGAAGATGATTTTCAGCTGTCTCCATCCGGTGCGCCGGACGGGCTAG
- a CDS encoding ATP-binding protein yields MVNKTKVIAVYIIGSIVWIAATDTLLNMLSISGDVYMALGAAKGAVFILLSAIFLYQLLKKREQLEKTEENEQQLLTLINSMPDFVCFKDSEGRWLRVNDFGRRLYRLEQIDYIGKTDRELGELVPFFKEAFAQCMASDREAWESGKVTRREESFATPDGEVKTFDVIKVPLFDENGARKGLLTIGRDITQQKLAEELLLKKEKLSVLGELAAGIAHEIRNPLTSMKGFIQMMQETREVNDHYMRIMLSELGRINQIVSELLVLAKPQSHDYRPFLLDEAISYVISLIGHEATLNNVSISVHNIAPKACVYGDQIQIVQVLLNVMKNAIEAMPDGGILYVHVAEADGKIFVDVADTGIGISKERLQKIGEPFFTLKEKGMGLGLTTSMKIVQDHKGTMRIESEVGKGTTVHLTFPSSAENV; encoded by the coding sequence GTGGTCAACAAAACAAAAGTAATCGCAGTATATATCATAGGCAGCATTGTATGGATTGCCGCCACCGACACCCTGCTCAATATGCTGTCGATCAGCGGCGATGTATATATGGCGCTTGGCGCCGCCAAAGGGGCCGTGTTTATTTTGCTCTCGGCCATTTTTTTGTACCAGCTGTTAAAAAAGCGCGAGCAGCTGGAAAAGACCGAGGAAAATGAACAGCAGCTGCTTACGCTCATCAATTCGATGCCAGATTTCGTTTGCTTTAAAGACAGCGAGGGGCGATGGCTGCGCGTCAACGATTTCGGCCGGCGGCTGTACCGCCTCGAACAGATCGATTATATCGGGAAGACGGACCGCGAGCTTGGCGAGCTTGTGCCGTTTTTTAAAGAAGCGTTTGCGCAGTGCATGGCATCAGACCGCGAGGCGTGGGAGAGCGGAAAGGTGACGCGCCGCGAGGAGTCGTTTGCAACGCCGGATGGGGAAGTGAAGACGTTTGACGTTATTAAAGTGCCGCTCTTTGACGAAAACGGAGCGCGCAAAGGGCTGTTGACGATCGGCCGCGACATTACCCAGCAAAAGCTTGCCGAGGAGCTGCTCTTGAAAAAAGAAAAGCTCTCCGTCCTTGGCGAGCTGGCCGCCGGCATCGCCCATGAAATCCGCAATCCGCTCACCTCCATGAAAGGATTTATTCAGATGATGCAAGAAACGCGCGAAGTGAATGATCATTATATGCGCATCATGTTGAGTGAACTCGGCCGCATCAACCAAATTGTCAGCGAGCTGCTGGTGCTCGCCAAGCCGCAAAGCCACGATTATCGGCCGTTTTTGCTAGACGAGGCCATTTCGTATGTCATCAGCTTGATCGGCCATGAGGCGACGTTGAACAACGTTTCCATTTCTGTCCATAATATCGCTCCGAAAGCTTGCGTGTACGGCGATCAAATCCAAATTGTTCAAGTGTTGTTGAACGTTATGAAAAATGCCATCGAAGCGATGCCTGATGGCGGAATTCTGTACGTCCACGTTGCGGAAGCGGACGGGAAGATCTTTGTCGATGTGGCCGACACCGGCATTGGCATTTCAAAAGAACGGCTGCAGAAAATCGGTGAACCGTTTTTCACCTTGAAGGAAAAAGGAATGGGTCTCGGGTTGACAACGAGCATGAAAATCGTTCAAGATCATAAAGGAACGATGCGGATCGAAAGCGAGGTTGGAAAGGGGACGACTGTTCATTTGACGTTTCCGTCCAGCGCGGAAAACGTGTGA
- a CDS encoding YueH family protein has product MKIRKTPVMDGQAPANVYIYENRKEEYIVIAIPALEWSFSFAYEEEAEAVAERLEASLKKRLDHERAALLAVRLLGWAREM; this is encoded by the coding sequence ATGAAAATCCGCAAAACGCCGGTGATGGACGGACAAGCTCCGGCTAATGTCTACATTTACGAAAATCGAAAAGAAGAATATATCGTGATCGCCATTCCGGCGCTTGAGTGGTCATTTTCGTTCGCCTATGAGGAAGAGGCGGAGGCGGTGGCCGAGCGGCTTGAGGCATCGCTCAAAAAGCGGCTTGACCATGAGCGCGCCGCCCTCTTGGCCGTGCGGCTGCTCGGCTGGGCGCGGGAAATGTAG
- a CDS encoding SDR family NAD(P)-dependent oxidoreductase, with protein MSMEQKTAIVTGGANGIGKAIARAFAKQGANVAIIDRDVQNGEAFAAQLQSDGFKAIFVAADVRKVDDIERFVQKAASRFGRIDYLINNAGVSRWKPPYGLTVEEWEDVLATNLRSAFFASREAAKYMRRNAKGGAIVNIASTRALMSEPNSEAYAASKGGLVALTHALAVSFADDRIRVNCISPGWIETGDYGQLRDIDHRQHPAGRVGKPDDIARACLYLCDEENDFITGANLVIDGGMTRKMIYIE; from the coding sequence ATGAGCATGGAACAGAAAACAGCCATTGTCACCGGCGGGGCGAATGGGATTGGCAAGGCGATCGCTAGGGCATTCGCAAAACAAGGAGCGAACGTCGCGATCATCGACCGCGATGTCCAAAACGGTGAAGCGTTCGCCGCGCAATTGCAGTCGGACGGATTCAAGGCGATCTTTGTGGCGGCGGATGTGCGGAAGGTGGACGATATTGAACGGTTTGTACAAAAAGCTGCCAGCCGCTTCGGCCGCATTGACTATTTGATCAACAATGCCGGCGTCTCACGCTGGAAGCCGCCGTATGGGCTGACGGTTGAGGAGTGGGAGGACGTGCTGGCAACGAATTTGCGCAGCGCTTTTTTTGCTTCTCGAGAAGCAGCGAAATATATGCGCCGCAATGCCAAAGGCGGAGCCATCGTCAACATTGCCTCGACAAGGGCGCTCATGTCCGAGCCGAATTCCGAGGCGTACGCTGCATCGAAAGGCGGCCTTGTCGCTTTGACCCATGCGCTGGCGGTGTCGTTTGCGGATGATCGCATTCGCGTCAATTGCATCAGCCCCGGCTGGATTGAAACGGGCGATTATGGGCAATTGCGGGACATTGATCACCGGCAGCACCCGGCCGGCCGCGTCGGCAAACCGGACGATATCGCCCGCGCTTGTCTGTATTTATGCGATGAGGAAAACGATTTTATCACCGGGGCAAATTTGGTCATCGACGGGGGAATGACAAGGAAAATGATTTATATTGAGTAG
- a CDS encoding RNA-guided endonuclease TnpB family protein, with translation MPTITLRLELHNPTKAKQEMYERMTEWNTEFANWLLHHPELNKATSKIFKDFSSQKFPSAIVNQTIREVKSQKKKQKAKKFRTFWCCFNNQNIKVEKKGAFYTVSFPTLEKRIGVPVVTRPYQEAWLDRLIHGTAKQGAAKLYKKRKKWCLAIAVAFEVKPRHETKAMGVDVGLRYIAVASVGTKSWFFKGSQCAFVRRRYAALRRTLGQAKKLHMIRKIGDKESRWMKDMNHKISRQIVRFALANGVGVIRMEDLAGIRKRAASAKEAGRNLHSWAFHQLQTMIAYKAEMAGIRVEWVNPTYTSQTCRCGHREKANRNGIHFRCQKCGYTIHADLNGAINIAKAISGLRRPT, from the coding sequence ATGCCCACGATCACACTCAGGCTGGAACTGCACAACCCAACGAAAGCCAAGCAGGAAATGTACGAGCGAATGACAGAATGGAACACAGAATTTGCGAATTGGCTATTGCATCATCCTGAATTAAACAAAGCGACGAGCAAGATATTCAAAGACTTTTCGTCACAAAAGTTTCCTTCTGCTATCGTGAATCAGACGATTCGAGAAGTGAAGTCCCAAAAGAAAAAACAAAAGGCAAAGAAGTTCCGAACATTTTGGTGTTGCTTTAACAATCAAAACATAAAGGTGGAAAAGAAAGGAGCGTTCTACACGGTTTCCTTCCCCACACTGGAGAAGCGAATTGGCGTGCCTGTCGTCACGCGCCCCTATCAAGAAGCATGGCTGGATCGGCTGATCCATGGAACCGCCAAACAAGGGGCGGCCAAGCTCTACAAAAAGCGAAAGAAATGGTGCTTGGCGATCGCGGTCGCATTTGAAGTCAAGCCGCGGCACGAAACAAAGGCGATGGGGGTTGACGTTGGCCTTCGCTATATCGCCGTTGCCAGCGTGGGGACGAAATCGTGGTTTTTCAAAGGGAGCCAATGCGCCTTTGTGCGCCGGCGATATGCGGCTTTGCGGCGAACGTTGGGCCAAGCGAAGAAGCTTCATATGATTCGCAAAATCGGCGATAAAGAGTCCCGCTGGATGAAGGATATGAACCATAAAATCAGCCGTCAAATCGTCCGTTTTGCCCTCGCCAACGGTGTTGGCGTGATTCGGATGGAAGATTTGGCGGGGATTCGGAAACGAGCCGCTTCGGCCAAAGAAGCAGGACGAAATCTTCATTCGTGGGCGTTCCATCAACTGCAAACGATGATTGCCTACAAAGCTGAAATGGCGGGCATTCGGGTCGAGTGGGTGAATCCGACCTACACCAGTCAAACATGCCGATGCGGGCATCGGGAGAAAGCGAACCGAAACGGCATCCACTTCCGATGCCAAAAGTGCGGATACACCATCCACGCCGACTTGAATGGCGCGATCAACATCGCCAAAGCGATTTCGGGGCTTCGCCGCCCAACCTAG
- a CDS encoding cell wall hydrolase, translating to MKKGKAWAMAVLCGMFFFAGHADAATIHTVKRGDTLWKIAKQYGVPLKQLMQKNRKGDWLYPGEQLVIPDAGITGAEKDLLARLVHAEAKGEPYAGKVAVATVVLNRVDHPDFPDTIRGVIYERSGGHYAFTPVANGTINEPADRESYRAVEEALAFRGLGNGSLYFYNPKTAKSKWLRSRPVTVVIGNHVFAK from the coding sequence ATGAAAAAAGGAAAAGCATGGGCGATGGCGGTGTTGTGCGGGATGTTTTTCTTTGCCGGCCATGCCGATGCGGCAACCATCCACACCGTCAAGCGCGGCGACACGCTTTGGAAAATCGCGAAGCAATACGGCGTGCCGCTCAAACAGCTGATGCAAAAAAATCGCAAAGGCGATTGGCTATATCCTGGTGAACAACTCGTCATCCCTGATGCCGGCATCACGGGGGCGGAGAAAGATTTGCTTGCTCGCCTTGTCCATGCCGAGGCGAAAGGGGAGCCGTACGCCGGGAAAGTCGCCGTGGCAACGGTCGTGCTCAACCGCGTCGATCACCCTGATTTTCCGGATACGATTCGCGGCGTCATTTATGAGCGCTCTGGCGGCCATTATGCCTTCACGCCGGTGGCAAACGGAACGATCAACGAACCCGCCGACCGTGAATCATATCGCGCCGTTGAAGAAGCACTTGCTTTTCGCGGTTTAGGAAACGGCTCGCTCTATTTCTACAATCCGAAAACGGCGAAAAGCAAATGGCTGCGCTCGCGTCCAGTGACCGTCGTCATCGGCAACCACGTCTTTGCTAAATAA
- a CDS encoding YkvS family protein → MTNKKAKVGDIIEFKNGLRGIVEKVNENSVIVDLTYMENYRELDLQERTVVNHKNYKIIE, encoded by the coding sequence ATGACGAATAAAAAAGCGAAAGTCGGAGATATTATTGAATTTAAAAATGGACTGCGCGGCATTGTCGAGAAGGTGAATGAAAACTCAGTCATCGTTGATTTGACGTATATGGAAAACTATCGTGAACTCGATTTGCAAGAACGGACGGTCGTCAATCATAAAAACTATAAAATCATTGAATAG
- a CDS encoding NAD(P)H-binding protein, whose translation MFALEVLALERRTALLLGASGLVGGELLKLLLQSDLYCRVTIFVRAPLPVEHEKLQQVVVDFARLESYERHFYVDDVFCCLGTTRKKAKTKQQFIQVDYEYTLRAAALAEKCRAKSFLTVSSVGANPCSPFFYQRVKGETEEALQRLSIPSLHIFRPSLLVGKRREFRLGEALGGWLLCRLSFLFVGKWKKYKPVDARQLALAMFYRAASAASGVHIYECDELARIS comes from the coding sequence ATGTTTGCCTTGGAGGTTTTGGCGTTGGAGCGAAGAACAGCTCTTTTGCTTGGAGCAAGCGGTTTGGTCGGCGGAGAGCTACTGAAGCTGCTGTTGCAGTCGGATTTATACTGCCGCGTGACAATTTTCGTCCGCGCTCCGCTGCCGGTGGAACATGAAAAGCTGCAGCAAGTCGTCGTCGATTTTGCGCGCCTGGAATCGTACGAACGGCATTTTTATGTGGACGATGTGTTTTGCTGCCTCGGAACGACGCGGAAAAAGGCAAAAACGAAGCAGCAGTTCATTCAAGTCGACTATGAATACACGCTGCGCGCGGCGGCGCTGGCGGAAAAGTGCCGCGCGAAAAGCTTTTTGACCGTCTCTTCGGTTGGCGCCAACCCTTGTTCGCCGTTTTTCTACCAGCGAGTCAAAGGAGAGACAGAAGAAGCGCTGCAGCGTCTTTCCATCCCATCGCTCCATATTTTCCGCCCGTCGCTGCTCGTCGGCAAGCGCCGGGAGTTCCGCCTCGGCGAAGCGTTAGGCGGGTGGTTGTTATGCCGTCTTTCGTTTTTGTTCGTCGGCAAATGGAAAAAGTATAAGCCGGTCGACGCCCGTCAGCTTGCTTTGGCGATGTTTTACCGGGCGGCGTCCGCAGCGAGCGGCGTCCATATCTATGAATGCGACGAACTCGCCCGCATTTCGTAA
- the queF gene encoding preQ(1) synthase — MAGRKEEELKDLTLLGNQGTTYSFTYNPNLLEVFDNKHPDRDYFVKFNCPEFTSLCPKTGQPDFATIYISYIPDKKCVESKSLKLYLFSFRNHGDFHEDCVNIIMNDLIKVMEPRYIEVWGKFTPRGGISIDPYCNWGRPGTKYEKMAEYRLLNHDLYPEKVDNR, encoded by the coding sequence ATGGCAGGAAGAAAAGAGGAAGAATTGAAAGACTTGACGCTGCTCGGCAATCAAGGGACAACGTATTCGTTTACGTACAATCCCAATCTCCTTGAAGTGTTTGACAACAAACATCCTGACCGGGATTATTTCGTGAAGTTTAATTGTCCGGAGTTCACATCGCTATGTCCAAAAACCGGCCAGCCGGACTTCGCGACGATTTACATCAGCTACATCCCGGACAAAAAATGCGTCGAAAGCAAATCGTTGAAGCTGTATTTGTTCAGCTTCCGCAATCACGGCGACTTTCACGAAGACTGCGTCAACATCATTATGAACGATTTGATCAAAGTAATGGAACCGCGCTATATCGAAGTGTGGGGCAAATTCACGCCGCGCGGGGGCATTTCGATTGACCCGTACTGCAACTGGGGGCGCCCGGGGACGAAATACGAAAAAATGGCGGAATACCGGCTGCTCAATCACGATTTGTACCCGGAAAAAGTCGACAACCGCTAG
- the queE gene encoding 7-carboxy-7-deazaguanine synthase QueE: MGRTIPVLEIFGPTIQGEGMVIGRKTMFVRTAGCDYRCRWCDSAFTWDGSAKDEIEQLTAEDIWRRLKAIGGRRFRHVTISGGNPLLISALGELVALLHEKGMRVAVETQGSRWQDWLLDVDDVTLSPKPPSSGMNTDWAVLDHIIERLQADQSRVRRVSLKVVVFDDADLAYAKEVHRRYPGVPFYLQTGNADVADSDVDALRAKLLCRLEWLAEQAAQSDELDDVHVLPQLHTLLWGNKRGV; this comes from the coding sequence ATGGGGCGCACGATTCCGGTGTTGGAGATTTTTGGGCCGACCATTCAAGGCGAAGGAATGGTGATCGGCCGAAAGACGATGTTCGTCCGCACGGCTGGCTGCGACTACCGCTGCCGCTGGTGCGATTCGGCGTTTACGTGGGACGGGTCGGCGAAAGACGAGATCGAGCAGCTGACCGCGGAAGACATTTGGCGGCGGCTTAAGGCCATCGGCGGCCGCCGCTTCCGCCATGTGACGATTTCGGGCGGCAACCCGCTTTTGATCTCCGCTCTCGGTGAGCTTGTTGCGCTTCTTCATGAAAAAGGGATGCGGGTCGCGGTTGAAACGCAAGGGAGCCGCTGGCAGGATTGGCTGCTCGATGTGGACGACGTCACCCTTTCTCCGAAGCCGCCAAGCTCGGGGATGAACACCGACTGGGCGGTGCTCGATCACATCATCGAACGGCTGCAGGCGGACCAAAGCCGGGTGCGGCGCGTCAGTTTGAAAGTCGTCGTGTTTGATGACGCCGATTTGGCGTATGCCAAAGAAGTGCACCGTCGCTACCCAGGCGTTCCGTTTTATTTGCAGACAGGCAATGCCGATGTAGCGGATTCGGATGTGGATGCACTCCGCGCGAAGCTTCTCTGTCGGTTGGAATGGCTCGCGGAACAAGCCGCCCAATCGGACGAACTGGACGACGTCCACGTCCTGCCGCAGCTGCACACGCTTCTATGGGGAAACAAGCGCGGCGTGTAA
- the queD gene encoding 6-carboxytetrahydropterin synthase QueD: MMHQLYPQVMHNYRYELNKDMHIAAAHFIPHEAAGSCANVHGHTYIVNVTVAGDELDESGFLVNFQTLKQLVHRKLDHTLLNDHADWFDSRDPNRFPTSEVVARTIYETIQRYLDALPHKPKCLQVFVRETPTSYVVYRPKAGER, encoded by the coding sequence ATGATGCACCAGCTGTATCCACAAGTCATGCATAATTACCGCTATGAGTTGAACAAAGATATGCACATCGCCGCCGCCCATTTCATCCCGCATGAAGCAGCGGGAAGCTGCGCAAACGTGCATGGCCATACGTACATCGTCAATGTGACGGTCGCCGGCGATGAGCTCGATGAGAGCGGTTTTTTAGTCAATTTCCAAACGTTAAAACAGCTCGTTCATCGAAAACTGGACCATACGCTGCTTAACGACCACGCCGATTGGTTTGACAGCCGGGACCCGAACCGATTTCCGACGTCGGAGGTGGTGGCGCGCACGATTTATGAAACGATTCAGCGCTATTTGGATGCGCTGCCGCACAAGCCGAAATGTTTGCAAGTGTTCGTCCGCGAAACGCCGACGAGCTACGTCGTCTACCGGCCGAAAGCGGGGGAACGATGA
- the queC gene encoding 7-cyano-7-deazaguanine synthase QueC, which produces MSEEKAVVVFSGGQDSTTCLFWAKKRFVEVEAVTFDYGQRHRREIDVAASIANELGVRHTVLDLSLLGQLAPNALTRRDIAIEQKEGELPTTFVDGRNLLFLSFAAVLAKQRGARHIVTGVCETDFSGYPDCRDVFIKSLNVTLNLAMDYEFVIHTPLMWLTKAETWKLADELGALEFVRTKTLTCYNGIIADGCGECPACVLRQRGLDEYLREKAEVEAR; this is translated from the coding sequence GTGAGTGAAGAAAAGGCGGTCGTCGTCTTCAGCGGCGGCCAAGACAGCACGACATGTTTGTTTTGGGCGAAAAAGCGGTTTGTGGAAGTCGAAGCGGTGACGTTTGACTACGGTCAGCGCCATCGCCGCGAAATTGACGTCGCGGCATCGATCGCCAACGAGCTTGGCGTCCGCCATACGGTGCTTGATCTGTCGCTTCTCGGGCAGTTGGCGCCCAACGCCCTGACGCGGCGCGACATCGCCATTGAACAAAAGGAAGGCGAGTTGCCGACGACGTTTGTGGACGGGCGCAATTTATTGTTTTTGTCATTTGCCGCCGTGCTCGCCAAACAGCGGGGCGCGCGCCATATCGTGACTGGGGTGTGCGAAACGGATTTCAGCGGCTATCCGGACTGCCGAGATGTGTTTATCAAATCATTGAACGTCACGTTGAATTTAGCGATGGATTACGAATTTGTCATTCATACGCCGCTCATGTGGCTGACGAAAGCTGAGACATGGAAGCTCGCCGATGAGCTCGGTGCGCTCGAGTTCGTCCGCACGAAGACGCTGACGTGCTATAACGGCATCATCGCCGACGGCTGCGGCGAATGTCCGGCGTGCGTGCTGCGCCAACGCGGGCTTGACGAATACTTGCGGGAAAAAGCGGAGGTGGAGGCGCGATGA
- a CDS encoding GerAB/ArcD/ProY family transporter codes for MKQTIQERFLISPFLVFFVIHATQVGVGALSFQRPLMKEAGQDAWMAVLLAGLAAHVLIWIMYRLLSHSPSGGDLVSLHEQYFGRWIGGALSLGLLFYYALAAFMVLQSYIEIIKVWVFPLMGAWQFSLVFLLLTYYTVSGGFRVVVGLCVWGVVIPLLTIFPMVFFPLEYAQYRNLLPVFDHSFGQLAKASKEMVLQYLGFEMLLMYYPFLKNAPSSQKWAHAANAFTTFIYLVVMLISIVFYNKEQIQHITWPTLTLAKIPEVPFIERMEYIVISIYVLVVFPIIAVSVWAATRVIKQLFAVQQRRSLPVLLACLFVGTLFFQEKTDIEQLTQWTAKAGFYLVVVYVPLLYVYAWTAEKVKKALQQKP; via the coding sequence ATGAAGCAGACCATTCAAGAACGGTTTCTCATCTCCCCGTTTCTTGTGTTTTTTGTCATTCATGCTACGCAAGTTGGGGTCGGGGCGCTCAGTTTTCAGCGTCCGCTCATGAAAGAGGCGGGGCAGGACGCTTGGATGGCTGTCTTGCTGGCTGGGCTGGCGGCGCACGTGTTGATTTGGATCATGTATCGGCTGCTGTCGCATTCTCCATCAGGCGGAGACCTCGTGTCGCTTCATGAACAGTACTTCGGGCGGTGGATCGGCGGGGCGCTGAGCCTTGGACTTCTTTTTTACTACGCGTTGGCGGCGTTTATGGTGCTTCAATCGTACATTGAAATCATTAAAGTATGGGTGTTCCCGTTGATGGGGGCGTGGCAGTTCAGCCTCGTTTTTTTGCTGCTGACGTATTACACCGTCTCCGGCGGGTTTCGCGTCGTTGTCGGTTTATGCGTTTGGGGGGTCGTGATTCCGCTGTTGACGATTTTTCCGATGGTTTTCTTTCCGCTTGAGTACGCTCAATACCGGAACTTATTGCCGGTGTTCGACCATTCGTTTGGGCAATTGGCAAAAGCATCGAAAGAGATGGTGCTGCAATATTTAGGGTTTGAAATGTTGCTTATGTATTACCCGTTTTTAAAAAATGCTCCGTCCTCGCAAAAGTGGGCGCACGCTGCCAATGCCTTCACGACGTTCATTTACCTTGTTGTGATGTTGATTTCGATTGTGTTTTATAACAAAGAACAAATTCAGCATATTACATGGCCGACGCTGACGCTTGCCAAAATTCCGGAAGTGCCGTTTATCGAGCGGATGGAGTATATTGTCATCTCGATTTACGTGCTCGTTGTGTTTCCGATCATCGCGGTTTCCGTTTGGGCGGCGACGCGCGTGATCAAACAGCTGTTTGCTGTTCAGCAGCGCCGTTCGCTTCCAGTGTTGCTCGCTTGTTTGTTTGTCGGGACGCTGTTTTTTCAAGAGAAGACAGACATTGAGCAGTTGACGCAATGGACAGCGAAGGCAGGGTTTTATCTTGTCGTGGTGTATGTTCCGCTCCTGTATGTGTACGCATGGACGGCCGAAAAAGTGAAAAAGGCGCTACAACAAAAGCCATGA